One region of Oryza sativa Japonica Group chromosome 10, ASM3414082v1 genomic DNA includes:
- the LOC4348562 gene encoding probable methionine--tRNA ligase, giving the protein MAAAKEAVVPVEGRRNVLVTSALPYVNNVPHLGNIIGCVLSADAFARYCRLRGHNVLYVCGTDEYGTATETKAMEEGCSPREICDKYHAIHKEVYEWFDISFDIFGRTSSPQQTEVCQDIFLKLLDNNWLSENTMQQLYCNSCQRFLADRLVEGYCPTEGCNYDSARGDQCEKCGKLLNSTELVNPKCKVCGSTPCVRDTDHLFLELPLLREKLEKYIDETSLTGSWSQNAIHATNAWLKEGLKPRCITRDLKWGVPVPHEKYKDKVFYVWFDAPIGYISITACYTPEWEKWWKNPENVELYQFMGKDNVPFHTVMFPSTLLGTGENWTLMKTISVTEYLNYESGKFSKTKGIGVFGNDAKSTNIPPEVWRYYLLTNRPEASDTLFTWTDLQAKCNNELLNNLGNFINRVLSFIAKPEGTGYGSVVPDSPDVDSHALTQSLAETVGKLIDQYIDAMDKVKIKQGLKIAMAISSEGNAYLQESQFWKLYKQDPASCATVMKTSVGIVYLLACLLEPFMPTFSKDVLQQLNLSPEEHLSFCDEKGEVEKAKRPWDLIPSGHRIGKPAPLFKGLENEAVKGLREKFAGSQAERKLRTQVAAQLEATSI; this is encoded by the exons atggcggcggcgaaggaggcggtGGTGCCGGTGGAGGGGCGGAGGAACGTGCTGGTGACGAGCGCGCTGCCGTACGTGAACAACGTGCCGCACCTGGGGAACATCATCGGCTGCGTGCTCTCCGCCGACGCCTTCGCGCGCTACTGCCGCCTCCGGGGGCACAACGTGCTCTACGTCTGCGGCACCGACGAGTACGGCACCGCCACCGAGACCAAGGCCATGGAGGAAGGCTGCTCCCCCAGGGAGATCTGCGACAA GTACCATGCCATCCACAAGGAAGTGTACGAGTGGTTCGACATCAGCTTCGACATCTTCGGTAGAACATCGTCGCCGCAACAGACCGAGGTCTGCCAAGACATCTTCCTCAAGCTACTGGACAACAATTGGCTGTCAGAGAACACAATGCAGCAG CTTTACTGCAATTCATGCCAAAGGTTCTTGGCTGACAGGCTTGTGGAGGGCTACTGCCCCACAGAGGGATGCAACTATGACTCTGCCAGGGGTGACCAATGCGAGAAGTGTGGAAAATTGCTGAATTCAACTGAGCTGGTTAATCCCAAGTGCAAG GTTTGCGGGAGCACGCCTTGTGTCCGCGACACGGATCACTTGTTCTTGGAGCTCCCTCTGCTGAGGGAGAAACTTGAGAAGTATATCGACGAGACTTCTTTGACTGGATCATGGAGCCAAAACGCTATTCATGCAACAAATGCTTGGTTGAAGGAAGGGTTGAAGCCTCGCTGCATTACCAGGGATCTGAAATGGGGTGTGCCTGTCCCACATGAGAAGTACAAAGACAAG GTGTTCTATGTCTGGTTTGATGCACCAATCGGGTACATCTCCATTACGGCGTGCTACACGCCTGAGTGGGAGAAATGGTGGAAGAATCCAGAAAATGTTGAATTGTATCAGTTCATGGGTAAAGACAATGTCCCATTCCATACG GTCATGTTCCCCTCCACACTACTTGGAACTGGAGAAAATTGGACTCTGATGAAGACGATTAGTGTGACAGAGTATCTCAATTATGAATCAG GAAAGTTCTCCAAAACAAAGGGCATTGGAGTGTTTGGGAATGATGCAAAATCCACAAATATTCCTCCTGAAGTGTGGCGATACTACTTGCTTACCAATCGTCCCGAG GCATCAGATACATTGTTCACTTGGACAGATTTGCAAGCCAAGTGTAACAACGAGCTGCTGAACAATTTAGGGAACTTCATCAATCGAGTACTAAGCTTTATCGCGAAACCAGAGG GAACTGGATATGGTTCTGTTGTACCTGATTCTCCTGATGTGGATTCCCATGCTCTGACTCAGTCATTGGCTGAGACTGTTGGTAAATTGATTGATCAGTACATCGATGCAATGGACAAG GTCAAAATAAAACAAGGGCTGAAGATTGCAATGGCCATTTCTAGCGAAGGAAATGCATACCTACAA GAGAGTCAGTTTTGGAAGCTTTACAAACAAGATCCAGCCAGTTGCGCAACTGTGATGAAAACCTCAGTTGGAATTGTGTACCTCCTGGCATGTTTGCTGGAGCCTTTCATGCCAACATTCTCAAAAGAT GTTCTGCAGCAGCTAAATCTAAGTCCAGAAGAGCACCTATCATTTTGTGATGAAAAAGGAGAGGTTGAGAAGGCCAAAAGACCTTGGGATCTCATACCATCAGGCCACAGGATAGGGAAACCTGCACCTTTGTTCAAGGGATTG GAAAACGAAGCGGTGAAGGGCTTGAGAGAAAAATTTGCAGGCAGCCA